From one Gemmatimonadaceae bacterium genomic stretch:
- the hprK gene encoding HPr(Ser) kinase/phosphatase — translation MSRRLTVGTLYERMKDALELELLGSSTGLEREITSPEASSPGLVLAGYINRFPYQRIQVLGETEITYLQSLDEATRAAHLEQFFGFPIPCAFVTKGLEPPEPFMRLAEAAGLTVLRSRLKTAEFYRLIKPFLADQFAPTTTMHGSLADVYGVGLFFMGRSGIGKSECVLDLVERGHRLVADDLVFVSRRGNDVLIGKGHELQRHFMEIRGVGLLDVPAIFGIHAVRQQKRLEVVVVLEEWDANATVDRTGLDVQTMDILGVEVPKITVHLNPGKNITVIAEVIAMNHLLRYYRGYDAATAFNERLMGRMRRRSDAQQYLQEDDE, via the coding sequence GTGAGTCGTCGCCTGACCGTCGGGACGCTCTACGAGCGCATGAAGGACGCGCTCGAATTGGAGCTGCTCGGCTCATCTACCGGTCTCGAACGCGAGATCACGAGCCCCGAGGCATCCAGCCCGGGGCTCGTCCTCGCCGGGTACATCAATCGCTTTCCGTACCAGCGCATTCAGGTGCTCGGCGAAACCGAGATCACCTACCTGCAGTCGCTCGATGAGGCGACGCGCGCGGCGCACCTCGAACAGTTCTTCGGCTTTCCGATCCCCTGCGCGTTCGTCACCAAGGGGCTCGAACCGCCCGAGCCGTTCATGCGCCTGGCCGAAGCGGCTGGGCTCACCGTCCTGCGCTCGCGGCTCAAGACGGCTGAGTTCTATCGCCTGATCAAGCCGTTCCTCGCCGATCAGTTCGCGCCGACCACCACCATGCACGGCTCGCTCGCCGACGTGTACGGCGTGGGGCTCTTCTTCATGGGGCGCAGCGGCATCGGCAAGTCGGAGTGCGTCCTGGACCTCGTCGAGCGCGGGCATCGCCTCGTGGCCGATGACCTCGTGTTCGTCTCGCGCCGCGGCAACGACGTGCTGATCGGCAAGGGGCACGAGCTCCAGCGCCACTTCATGGAGATCCGCGGCGTCGGCCTGCTCGACGTGCCCGCCATCTTCGGCATTCATGCCGTGCGCCAGCAGAAACGCCTCGAGGTGGTGGTGGTGCTCGAGGAGTGGGACGCCAACGCCACGGTCGACCGCACCGGGCTCGACGTGCAGACCATGGACATCCTGGGCGTCGAGGTCCCGAAGATCACGGTGCATCTCAATCCCGGGAAGAACATCACGGTCATCGCCGAAGTCATCGCGATGAACCACCTCCTGCGGTATTATCGCGGGTACGACGCGGCGACCGCTTTCAACGAACGCCTCATGGGGCGGATGCGGCGGCGCTCCGACGCGCAGCAGTACCTCCAGGAGGACGACGAATAG
- a CDS encoding PTS sugar transporter subunit IIB produces MAIALYRIDDRLIHGQVVVGWGQPLELRFIVLVDEDVAASEWEQELYRMGVPPEMAVHFCTVSEAAQQLPDFQASAEPGLVLVGDIGTMKRLVSAAAGRIQTVNVGGVHHQPGRTGRLRYVFLTPAEEAGLREIAALGVDVTAQDVPSARPVPLAELLTSTHVG; encoded by the coding sequence ATGGCCATCGCGCTGTATCGCATCGACGACCGCCTCATTCACGGCCAGGTCGTGGTCGGGTGGGGGCAACCGCTCGAGCTTCGGTTCATCGTGCTCGTCGACGAAGACGTCGCGGCGAGTGAGTGGGAGCAGGAGCTCTATCGCATGGGCGTGCCGCCCGAGATGGCGGTGCATTTCTGCACCGTCAGCGAAGCCGCGCAGCAGCTGCCCGACTTTCAGGCGTCGGCCGAGCCCGGGCTCGTGCTGGTGGGTGACATCGGGACGATGAAGCGTCTGGTGAGCGCCGCCGCCGGCCGGATCCAGACGGTTAACGTTGGCGGGGTGCATCATCAGCCGGGGCGCACCGGCCGGTTGCGCTACGTGTTCCTGACGCCCGCCGAAGAGGCGGGGCTGCGGGAGATCGCGGCACTCGGCGTGGACGTGACCGCGCAGGATGTGCCGTCGGCGCGTCCGGTGCCGCTCGCCGAGTTGCTGACGTCCACGCACGTCGGCTGA
- a CDS encoding PTS sugar transporter subunit IIC, with protein MDWLAPLLDAFPLALIAGVVGLDVVSFPQAMISRPIVAATIGGAFAGVPIAGLICGAVLECLALEALPVGASRYPEWGSASVAAGAIAAGGAPGGVFPNAGALAVSVAVGIGAAWLGGWTMVKHRQLIARFARPRLDQLAAGQRNTVIGLQVFGMTADLIRGALVGGTVFLLASPIATRVRAGFDLRDDIVRAAIVTGVAGVAAAAVWKDFHAISGTRRLFLVSLAVGTLLVIGWMR; from the coding sequence ATGGACTGGCTGGCGCCGCTGCTCGATGCGTTCCCCCTCGCCCTGATTGCCGGGGTGGTGGGGCTCGACGTCGTGAGCTTTCCGCAGGCGATGATCTCGCGTCCCATCGTGGCCGCGACGATCGGCGGCGCCTTTGCGGGGGTGCCCATCGCCGGCCTCATCTGCGGCGCGGTCCTCGAGTGTCTGGCGCTGGAGGCGCTGCCGGTGGGCGCCTCGCGCTATCCGGAGTGGGGGAGTGCCTCCGTCGCCGCCGGCGCGATTGCCGCGGGCGGGGCGCCCGGGGGCGTCTTCCCCAACGCCGGTGCACTCGCGGTGAGCGTGGCCGTGGGGATCGGGGCCGCCTGGCTGGGCGGGTGGACCATGGTCAAGCATCGCCAGCTCATCGCGCGCTTTGCGCGCCCGCGTCTCGACCAGCTGGCCGCTGGGCAGCGGAATACGGTGATCGGCCTGCAGGTGTTCGGCATGACCGCCGATCTCATCCGCGGCGCACTCGTGGGGGGCACGGTCTTTCTGCTCGCGTCGCCCATTGCGACGCGCGTGCGCGCCGGCTTTGACCTGCGCGACGACATTGTGCGCGCCGCGATCGTCACCGGTGTGGCTGGTGTCGCGGCGGCCGCAGTCTGGAAGGACTTCCACGCCATCAGCGGGACGCGTCGCCTCTTTCTGGTCTCGCTGGCCGTGGGCACGCTCCTCGTGATCGGGTGGATGCGATGA
- a CDS encoding PTS system mannose/fructose/sorbose family transporter subunit IID, whose translation MSRLTERFTALFPTFTNTLNSAFTVEGPAALPPTRPLTASRRNAMLLRCLAIQGSWNYEILSGNGIGFCVEPALRDLPGGMDGPAYREALARQSVYFNAHPYLAALAVGALARVELEEVPANRIERFRTALCGPLGSVGDRLVWASWLPACSLLALLLFGVGVSPLGVILGFLLVYNIGHFGLRIWGLSAGWNYGLRVAQALGHPVLQHGPRYIGRISAVLGGLALPLAVHRAIGGGDPLAPVPVGVAVATPLFAVLLVRLQGRAEGWRVVLLLLAVVILYSVVR comes from the coding sequence ATGAGCCGGCTCACCGAACGCTTTACGGCGCTTTTCCCGACCTTCACGAACACGCTGAACTCCGCGTTCACCGTCGAAGGGCCGGCCGCACTGCCCCCCACGCGCCCGCTGACGGCCAGCCGGCGTAACGCCATGCTGCTCCGCTGCCTCGCCATCCAGGGCTCGTGGAACTACGAAATCCTGTCGGGCAACGGCATCGGCTTCTGCGTGGAGCCGGCGCTGCGCGACCTCCCCGGCGGCATGGACGGCCCGGCCTATCGCGAGGCGCTGGCCCGGCAGTCGGTCTACTTCAACGCCCACCCGTATCTGGCCGCGTTGGCGGTCGGCGCGCTGGCTCGGGTCGAGCTGGAGGAAGTGCCCGCCAACCGGATCGAGCGCTTCCGGACGGCCCTCTGCGGCCCCCTGGGGAGCGTCGGCGACCGGCTCGTCTGGGCCTCCTGGCTGCCGGCCTGCTCGCTCCTGGCCCTGCTCCTGTTCGGCGTCGGTGTCTCACCACTGGGCGTCATCCTCGGGTTCCTGCTGGTCTACAACATCGGCCACTTCGGGCTGCGCATCTGGGGGCTCTCCGCCGGCTGGAATTACGGTCTGCGTGTGGCGCAGGCGCTCGGCCATCCGGTGCTCCAGCACGGGCCTCGCTACATTGGACGGATATCAGCGGTCCTGGGGGGATTGGCCCTGCCGCTGGCGGTCCATCGGGCCATTGGCGGAGGCGACCCGCTCGCGCCCGTCCCGGTGGGTGTCGCGGTAGCGACCCCGCTGTTTGCGGTACTCCTCGTGCGACTGCAGGGACGTGCCGAGGGGTGGCGCGTGGTGCTGCTGCTGCTGGCGGTTGTGATCCTTTACTCGGTGGTGCGTTGA
- a CDS encoding HPr family phosphocarrier protein, translating into MAERSVQIVNKHGLHARPAAEIVKTASKFACDITISRDDLEVNGKSIMGVMMLAAECGATITLRATGADADAALDALAALVASRFGES; encoded by the coding sequence ATGGCGGAACGATCCGTACAAATCGTGAACAAGCATGGCCTGCACGCCCGACCGGCCGCGGAAATCGTCAAGACCGCGTCCAAGTTCGCGTGCGACATCACCATCTCGCGCGATGACCTCGAGGTGAATGGCAAGAGCATCATGGGGGTCATGATGCTGGCCGCCGAATGCGGCGCCACCATCACGCTGCGCGCCACCGGGGCCGACGCCGATGCGGCGCTCGATGCGCTCGCGGCGCTGGTCGCGTCGCGCTTCGGAGAGAGCTGA
- the ptsP gene encoding phosphoenolpyruvate--protein phosphotransferase, which yields MQSVLRGIPASPGIVVGPVHLLRWEVPEVRPRIIADADVQGEIERFHSALEKARERLRLLRTRAEAQVGAEEAAIFDVQLSILDDRELANSTIALIRQNLAAEKAFDIVLLEWRQHFARHAAPMLREKVGDLMDVQIRVLSILLGLPDHDPVDVPRGANAILVTHDLTPSLTMQLDRECISAIVTEAGTATAHVAILARSLGLPAIVGVRNALNAMRGGETAILDGLEGTLIVAPTELEIAEAQNRLAEEEGRADVLREVAQSEAITLDGVRLIVRANVDIPDEAELGAKSGAQGVGLMRTEFLVVGRASMPDEEEQYKAYKRVITAFQGQTVVIRTFDIGGDKLPIGGFPTEANPFLGWRAIRMCLDQSDLFKVQLRALLRAAVHGDLRVMLPLVVTVDEVRETRQLIEECVAELAERRVPFRADVPLGVMVETPAAAIACDTLVRDVDFLSIGSNDLVQYTLAVDRGNANLAPRYTPFHPAVLRLIAQVQATGANNGIEVCVCGEMGSQPLAVFALLGLGIRQLSVAPRAVGDVKRVLRSVRVSAAEEAARAALAASTAREAETLLRRRLRAELDHHAKS from the coding sequence GTGCAGTCGGTGCTCCGCGGCATCCCGGCATCGCCGGGGATCGTCGTGGGCCCGGTGCACCTCCTGCGATGGGAGGTGCCCGAGGTCAGGCCGCGGATCATTGCCGATGCCGACGTGCAGGGCGAGATCGAGCGCTTCCACAGCGCCCTCGAGAAGGCGCGTGAGCGCCTGCGCCTCCTGCGCACGCGCGCCGAAGCCCAGGTGGGCGCCGAAGAGGCAGCCATCTTCGATGTGCAGCTGTCCATTCTCGACGACCGCGAACTCGCCAACAGCACCATCGCGCTCATCCGCCAGAATCTGGCCGCGGAGAAGGCGTTCGATATCGTGCTGCTCGAGTGGCGCCAGCACTTTGCGCGGCACGCCGCGCCCATGCTGCGCGAAAAAGTCGGCGATCTCATGGACGTGCAGATCCGCGTCCTGTCGATCTTGCTCGGCCTCCCCGATCACGATCCCGTCGATGTGCCGCGCGGCGCCAACGCGATTCTCGTCACGCACGATCTGACGCCGTCGCTCACGATGCAGCTCGACCGCGAGTGCATCTCGGCCATCGTCACCGAAGCCGGCACGGCCACCGCGCACGTCGCGATCCTCGCGCGCTCGCTCGGCCTGCCCGCCATCGTGGGCGTCCGCAACGCGCTCAATGCGATGCGCGGCGGCGAAACCGCCATCCTCGATGGTCTCGAGGGGACGCTCATCGTGGCGCCCACCGAGCTCGAAATCGCCGAAGCGCAGAATCGCCTGGCCGAAGAGGAAGGGCGCGCCGACGTGTTGCGTGAGGTGGCCCAGAGCGAGGCCATCACGCTCGATGGGGTGCGTCTCATCGTGCGCGCCAACGTGGACATCCCGGATGAGGCGGAACTGGGCGCCAAGAGCGGCGCGCAGGGCGTGGGGCTCATGCGCACCGAGTTCCTCGTCGTTGGGCGCGCCAGCATGCCCGACGAGGAGGAGCAGTACAAGGCCTACAAGCGCGTCATCACCGCCTTCCAGGGGCAGACGGTGGTGATCCGCACCTTCGACATCGGGGGCGACAAGCTCCCGATCGGCGGCTTCCCCACCGAGGCCAATCCGTTCCTCGGCTGGCGCGCCATCCGCATGTGTCTGGACCAGAGCGATCTGTTCAAGGTGCAGCTTCGCGCGCTGCTGCGCGCCGCCGTGCACGGCGATCTGCGCGTGATGCTGCCGCTCGTGGTCACGGTGGACGAGGTCCGTGAGACCCGCCAGCTCATCGAGGAGTGCGTCGCCGAGCTCGCTGAGCGACGGGTGCCGTTCCGCGCCGATGTGCCGCTCGGCGTCATGGTCGAAACGCCGGCCGCCGCCATCGCCTGCGACACGCTCGTACGCGATGTCGACTTTCTGTCGATCGGCTCGAACGACCTCGTGCAATACACGCTGGCCGTGGACCGGGGCAATGCCAACCTCGCCCCCCGCTACACGCCCTTCCATCCCGCGGTCCTGCGCCTCATCGCGCAGGTGCAGGCCACCGGGGCGAACAACGGCATCGAAGTCTGCGTCTGCGGCGAAATGGGCTCCCAGCCGCTGGCCGTCTTTGCGCTCCTCGGGCTCGGAATTCGTCAGCTCAGTGTCGCCCCCCGTGCCGTAGGCGATGTGAAGCGCGTCCTTCGCAGTGTACGGGTCTCGGCGGCCGAAGAAGCCGCCCGAGCCGCGTTGGCGGCCAGCACCGCCCGCGAGGCCGAGACGCTCCTGCGTCGACGCCTCCGCGCCGAGCTCGATCACCACGCCAAGTCCTGA
- the metK gene encoding methionine adenosyltransferase: MADRHLFTSESVTEGHPDKIADQISDAVLDAILAEDPAARVACETLVTTGLAVIAGEITTSAYVHLPEIVRRTIDGIGYNDATFGFDSKTCAVMSTIDRQSPDIAQGVDTGGAGDQGMMFGYATDETPELMPMPIQLAHALTHQLSVLRKDGTYSWLRPDAKAQVSVVYEGDTPIAVDTVVVSTQHDEKVSNTKIRRAVLDDVIHAVIPEAMIGRRMKTHINPTGRFVIGGPQGDAGLTGRKIIVDTYGGMGRHGGGAFSGKDPSKVDRSACYAARWVAKNIVAAKLAKRCEVQVAYAIGVAEPVSVYVQTFGTGAVPDRVIEAAVNEVFDLTPRGITRDLELRKPIYQATAAYGHFGRTPETIGRGKNARTTFTWERTDRVAALKKAIR; encoded by the coding sequence GTGGCTGATCGCCATCTCTTCACGTCGGAGTCCGTGACCGAAGGGCACCCGGACAAGATCGCGGACCAGATCTCCGATGCCGTCCTCGACGCCATCCTGGCGGAGGATCCCGCGGCCCGTGTGGCCTGTGAAACGCTGGTGACCACCGGCCTCGCCGTCATTGCCGGTGAGATCACGACGTCGGCCTACGTGCACCTGCCGGAGATCGTGCGGCGCACCATCGACGGGATCGGCTACAACGACGCGACCTTCGGCTTCGACTCGAAGACGTGCGCCGTGATGAGCACGATCGACCGCCAGTCGCCGGACATCGCGCAGGGCGTGGATACGGGCGGGGCGGGTGACCAGGGCATGATGTTCGGCTACGCGACCGACGAAACGCCGGAGCTCATGCCGATGCCCATTCAGCTCGCGCATGCGCTCACGCACCAGCTCTCGGTGCTCCGCAAGGACGGCACCTACTCGTGGCTCCGCCCCGACGCCAAGGCGCAGGTGAGCGTCGTGTACGAAGGCGACACGCCCATTGCCGTGGACACGGTGGTCGTCTCCACGCAGCACGACGAGAAGGTGAGCAACACCAAGATCCGTCGCGCGGTCCTCGATGACGTCATCCACGCGGTGATCCCCGAGGCAATGATCGGGCGCCGCATGAAGACGCACATCAACCCGACGGGCCGGTTCGTAATCGGCGGTCCGCAGGGCGACGCCGGCCTCACCGGCCGCAAGATCATCGTGGACACCTACGGCGGCATGGGCCGCCACGGCGGCGGCGCCTTCTCGGGCAAGGATCCGAGCAAGGTGGACCGCTCGGCGTGCTACGCCGCCCGCTGGGTGGCCAAGAACATCGTGGCGGCCAAGCTGGCCAAGCGCTGCGAAGTGCAGGTGGCGTACGCCATCGGCGTGGCGGAGCCGGTGAGCGTGTACGTGCAGACGTTCGGGACGGGTGCCGTGCCCGACCGGGTGATCGAGGCGGCGGTGAACGAGGTGTTCGACCTCACGCCGCGCGGCATCACGCGCGACCTCGAGCTCCGTAAGCCGATCTACCAGGCCACGGCCGCGTACGGCCACTTCGGCCGCACGCCGGAAACGATCGGCCGTGGCAAGAACGCCCGCACGACGTTCACTTGGGAGCGCACCGACCGGGTCGCCGCGCTGAAGAAGGCGATCCGCTAA
- a CDS encoding bifunctional nuclease family protein encodes MVEVTVSRLGLDSTTNSYVVILRERGGRRLLPIWIGQPEAESIVMHMNDIKRERPITHDLCKALIVGLGGTLRRVTITHVQKNTYFATMHVDGPAGLVEVDARPSDSIAIALRCAAPIFAPELLLTAVEESDADEDEGTGAAEPPSASELSADELKRYLGSLRPEDFGRFTP; translated from the coding sequence ATGGTCGAAGTCACCGTTTCCCGTCTCGGGCTCGACAGCACCACGAACTCCTACGTGGTCATCCTTCGCGAACGCGGCGGGCGACGGCTGCTGCCCATCTGGATCGGCCAGCCTGAGGCGGAGTCGATCGTGATGCACATGAACGACATCAAGCGTGAGCGTCCCATCACGCACGATCTCTGCAAGGCGCTCATCGTCGGGCTCGGCGGCACGCTTCGGCGCGTGACCATCACACACGTGCAGAAGAACACCTACTTCGCCACCATGCATGTGGACGGGCCCGCCGGCCTCGTCGAAGTGGATGCCCGCCCGTCCGACAGCATTGCCATCGCGCTGCGCTGCGCGGCGCCGATCTTCGCCCCGGAGTTGCTCCTCACCGCGGTCGAGGAGAGCGACGCCGACGAGGACGAGGGCACCGGCGCCGCCGAGCCGCCGAGTGCCTCGGAGCTCAGCGCTGACGAACTGAAGCGGTATCTGGGTAGTTTGCGACCGGAAGATTTTGGGCGATTCACGCCCTGA
- a CDS encoding helical backbone metal receptor, with translation MAPADTDDFGAPLPRDASAAARVVSLNPAATEIIYAIGAESHLVGRSRWDAFPDAAKELPSLGDGIKPNVEAVLAAKPTLVVLYATADNRPAADAFARAGVKTLAVRVDRIAQFHTLVHTLGVALGEPARAALVSDSVKATLARVQATVDRLVPAAQRPTVVWPVWLTPPMVIGAGSYLDELLTIAGATNVFHDQPGPSPQVSVEEIITRNPSRVVTSETRARELRASPSWGALPAIRQGAIALDDPKLAGRPSVVLGMAAVQLARALHPQWADSIH, from the coding sequence TTGGCGCCCGCTGATACCGACGACTTCGGTGCGCCGCTCCCGCGCGACGCGAGCGCCGCCGCACGCGTCGTGTCGCTCAATCCGGCCGCCACCGAGATCATCTACGCCATCGGCGCCGAGTCGCATCTCGTGGGCCGTTCGCGCTGGGATGCATTTCCCGACGCCGCAAAGGAACTGCCGTCGCTCGGCGATGGCATCAAGCCGAATGTCGAGGCGGTCCTCGCCGCCAAGCCCACACTGGTGGTGCTCTACGCGACCGCCGACAATCGCCCGGCCGCTGACGCCTTCGCGCGCGCCGGGGTGAAGACGCTCGCGGTGCGCGTCGATCGCATCGCCCAGTTCCATACCCTCGTGCACACGCTTGGCGTTGCGCTCGGTGAACCCGCGCGCGCCGCCCTCGTGAGCGACTCCGTGAAGGCCACGCTGGCGCGGGTGCAGGCGACGGTGGATCGCCTCGTGCCGGCCGCGCAGCGCCCGACCGTGGTGTGGCCGGTGTGGCTCACGCCCCCCATGGTCATCGGCGCCGGCAGCTATCTCGACGAACTGCTTACCATCGCCGGTGCCACCAACGTCTTTCACGACCAGCCCGGCCCGTCGCCGCAGGTGAGCGTGGAGGAGATCATCACGCGCAATCCGTCGCGGGTGGTCACGAGTGAGACGCGTGCGCGCGAACTGCGCGCGTCGCCCTCGTGGGGGGCGTTGCCGGCGATCAGGCAGGGCGCCATCGCGCTCGATGATCCCAAGCTCGCGGGGCGTCCGTCGGTCGTGCTCGGCATGGCCGCGGTGCAGCTCGCGCGCGCACTGCATCCGCAGTGGGCCGACTCCATTCACTGA
- a CDS encoding iron ABC transporter permease has product MTPARSSIPTPSRLPLAWSAGVALLALVGVLALAFGSASLPIAQVIQALQGQGDAGTVAIVQSLRAPRVVLAMLVGAALAMSGGTLQGTLRNPLAEPYLLGVSGGAAVGAVLAMVLGLHAPLAITGSAFAGAAMATLLTTALARVAGGAGDTRLLIMAGVIVGAFANAVIMVALADAPAEQVRGALWWMMGSVADASWGSVGRAVVAMLPLAGWLVWRARDLDVIALGAEPAMALGVDVERTAQWLFLAGSWLAAATVASAGLIGFIGLVVPNLARAMGATRHRPMLLLSALYGAVLLVAADLAARTLRAPVELPLGAVTALVGVPFFLLRLRRVAAS; this is encoded by the coding sequence ATGACGCCCGCGCGCTCCTCGATCCCGACCCCCTCGCGCTTGCCGCTCGCCTGGAGCGCGGGCGTCGCGCTGCTCGCGCTCGTTGGGGTGCTGGCGCTGGCCTTCGGGTCGGCGTCGCTCCCCATCGCGCAGGTCATCCAGGCGCTGCAGGGGCAGGGAGACGCGGGCACCGTCGCGATCGTGCAATCGCTGCGCGCGCCACGCGTGGTGCTGGCCATGCTGGTGGGCGCCGCACTCGCCATGAGTGGGGGCACCTTGCAGGGCACGCTGCGGAATCCGCTGGCGGAGCCCTATCTGCTCGGCGTCTCGGGCGGCGCCGCGGTCGGCGCGGTGCTGGCCATGGTGCTCGGGCTGCACGCGCCGCTGGCCATCACCGGGAGTGCCTTTGCCGGCGCCGCGATGGCTACGCTGCTCACGACCGCGCTGGCGCGCGTGGCGGGCGGCGCGGGCGATACGCGCCTCCTCATCATGGCGGGCGTCATTGTGGGGGCGTTCGCGAACGCTGTCATCATGGTCGCGCTGGCCGACGCGCCCGCCGAGCAGGTGCGCGGTGCACTCTGGTGGATGATGGGCTCCGTGGCCGATGCGTCGTGGGGGAGCGTGGGGCGCGCGGTGGTCGCGATGCTGCCGCTCGCCGGCTGGCTCGTGTGGCGGGCTCGTGATCTCGACGTGATCGCGCTGGGGGCCGAGCCGGCCATGGCCCTCGGTGTTGACGTGGAACGTACGGCGCAGTGGCTCTTCCTCGCCGGCTCGTGGCTGGCAGCGGCCACGGTCGCGTCGGCGGGGCTCATCGGCTTCATCGGTCTCGTGGTGCCCAATCTCGCGCGGGCGATGGGCGCCACGCGGCATCGCCCCATGCTGCTCCTGTCGGCGCTCTACGGCGCGGTGCTGCTGGTGGCCGCCGATCTCGCGGCGCGCACGCTGCGCGCACCGGTGGAGCTGCCGCTGGGCGCGGTGACCGCGCTGGTGGGCGTACCGTTCTTTCTGCTGCGCTTGCGTCGGGTCGCGGCCTCATGA
- a CDS encoding ABC transporter ATP-binding protein: MSARLPAPALRFDGITVRYPRRDEPALDGVSLEARPGRITAVVGPNGSGKSSLVRTLLRRVPLAKGEVFVGDQALRSVDARSLARTVAIVPQREEPLLPMPVAEFVMLGRHPWRRAFGAPSSADHEAVERALVRAGMADAAAHLTDSLSGGEWQRVRIARALAQDAPVLVLDEPTTFLDIAHEMAVFELVDTLAAEGRTVLLVSHQLNLVARFAGHIVLLHKGRVAAAGAAADVMRGEVLEQVYEWPLVVTRDPAVGAPALLPLRGGANRRSEP; this comes from the coding sequence ATGAGCGCGCGCCTGCCGGCCCCCGCGTTGCGCTTCGATGGGATCACGGTGCGCTATCCGCGTCGCGACGAACCCGCGCTCGATGGCGTGTCGCTCGAGGCGCGCCCGGGGCGGATCACCGCCGTGGTGGGGCCCAACGGGAGCGGCAAGAGCAGTCTGGTGCGCACGCTGCTCCGGCGCGTGCCCTTGGCGAAGGGCGAAGTGTTCGTCGGCGACCAGGCGCTGCGTTCGGTGGACGCGCGATCCCTGGCCCGGACGGTGGCGATCGTGCCGCAGCGCGAAGAGCCGCTGCTGCCCATGCCGGTCGCCGAGTTCGTGATGCTGGGGCGTCATCCGTGGCGGCGGGCCTTCGGCGCGCCCTCGAGCGCGGATCACGAGGCGGTGGAGCGCGCACTGGTGCGGGCGGGCATGGCCGATGCTGCCGCGCATCTCACCGATTCGCTGTCCGGTGGTGAATGGCAGCGGGTGCGTATCGCCCGCGCGCTGGCACAGGATGCGCCCGTGCTCGTGCTCGATGAGCCCACCACGTTCCTCGATATCGCGCACGAAATGGCGGTCTTCGAGCTCGTCGATACCCTCGCGGCCGAGGGGCGCACCGTGCTGCTGGTGAGTCATCAGCTCAATCTCGTCGCGCGCTTTGCCGGGCACATCGTGCTGCTGCACAAGGGCCGGGTGGCGGCGGCGGGTGCAGCCGCGGATGTCATGCGTGGCGAGGTACTCGAGCAGGTGTATGAGTGGCCGCTGGTGGTGACGCGCGATCCCGCCGTGGGCGCACCGGCTCTGCTGCCGCTGCGCGGTGGCGCCAACCGGCGGAGCGAGCCGTGA